Proteins found in one Candidatus Acetothermia bacterium genomic segment:
- a CDS encoding ferritin encodes MIGKKMEQALNDQIREELGSAYLYLAMAGYFAHEGWDGMASWMRVQAGEELGHAMRIFDHLVERGGRVRLQALAEPEATWASPLEAFKAAYKHEGHITARIHALVELAAEEKDHAAAAALQWFVSEQVEEEDHTLKAVQLLERMGPDGRGLAMADRDLGRRKED; translated from the coding sequence GTGATCGGGAAGAAAATGGAGCAGGCCCTCAACGACCAGATCAGGGAGGAACTCGGTTCGGCCTACCTCTACCTGGCGATGGCCGGGTACTTTGCCCACGAGGGATGGGACGGGATGGCCTCGTGGATGCGGGTCCAGGCCGGGGAGGAGCTGGGGCACGCGATGCGGATCTTCGACCACCTCGTGGAGCGGGGAGGCCGGGTGCGACTCCAGGCCCTTGCGGAGCCGGAAGCGACGTGGGCCTCGCCCCTTGAGGCGTTCAAGGCCGCCTACAAGCACGAGGGGCACATCACGGCGCGGATCCACGCCCTGGTGGAGCTCGCCGCCGAGGAGAAGGACCACGCCGCCGCGGCGGCCCTCCAGTGGTTTGTGTCCGAGCAGGTGGAAGAGGAGGACCACACCCTGAAGGCCGTCCAGCTCTTGGAGCGAATGGGGCCTGACGGGCGAGGGCTGGCGATGGCGGACCGGGACCTGGGCCGACGGAAGGAGGACTGA
- a CDS encoding FAD-dependent oxidoreductase, protein MHVLIVGGGIAGVTAARKLRTLAPTARITILEAEPVLYYLRPGLIDLLAGRKGLADITPFPQGWYDRHGIVYRTGTTVVALDPARHRVTLTAGDELSYDRLLLAAGAQALRPPIPGTDKPGVFTLRSAADAERIRTQAEGGSSAAVIGGGWLGLEAALALRDRGLAVTVLERGPWLLPRQLDPDGAQVLAALLAQHGVTLRIGVDCTGIYGDTTAAGVRLASGEEIPAELVLLAAGVRPRAALAAAAGLQVKGGIVVDDRLRTTAPDVYAAGDVAEWRGRSYGIIPAAREQAEVAAQNMVEPGSAAYTGTTPTNRLKVAGVDLVCLGDTQPQGGPGRELRQADPEHARYLKFVLDREGRLVGAILLGAPDLAAQVEAWIQDRAYAEGEIDRLLGSPS, encoded by the coding sequence ATGCATGTTCTGATCGTGGGCGGGGGGATCGCCGGGGTCACCGCCGCCCGTAAGCTGCGGACCCTGGCCCCCACCGCGCGGATCACCATCCTCGAGGCGGAACCGGTTCTCTACTACCTTCGCCCCGGCCTGATCGACCTCCTCGCCGGACGGAAGGGCCTCGCCGACATCACCCCGTTTCCCCAGGGGTGGTACGACCGCCATGGCATCGTGTACCGCACCGGGACCACCGTGGTGGCCCTCGACCCGGCGCGGCACCGGGTGACCCTGACCGCAGGGGATGAGCTCTCCTACGACCGGTTGCTCCTCGCCGCCGGAGCCCAGGCCCTGCGTCCGCCGATCCCGGGCACGGACAAACCGGGCGTGTTCACCCTGCGCTCGGCTGCGGACGCGGAGCGCATCCGGACCCAGGCCGAAGGGGGGTCGAGCGCCGCGGTCATCGGCGGGGGCTGGCTCGGCCTGGAGGCGGCCCTGGCCCTCCGCGACCGCGGGCTCGCCGTGACCGTGCTCGAACGGGGGCCGTGGCTTCTCCCCCGCCAGCTCGACCCGGATGGGGCCCAGGTCCTGGCCGCGCTCCTCGCCCAGCACGGGGTCACCCTGCGCATCGGCGTGGACTGCACCGGGATCTATGGGGATACGACGGCGGCCGGGGTGCGGCTTGCCTCAGGGGAGGAGATCCCGGCCGAACTGGTGCTCCTCGCGGCCGGGGTACGGCCTCGGGCGGCGCTGGCCGCGGCGGCCGGGCTCCAGGTCAAGGGCGGGATTGTCGTGGACGATCGGCTTCGTACCACAGCACCCGACGTCTACGCCGCCGGCGATGTCGCGGAGTGGCGGGGGAGGAGCTACGGGATCATCCCCGCCGCCCGGGAGCAGGCCGAGGTCGCTGCCCAGAACATGGTCGAACCGGGAAGCGCGGCCTACACCGGCACTACCCCCACCAACCGGCTGAAGGTGGCCGGGGTGGACCTGGTGTGCTTGGGCGATACCCAGCCCCAGGGCGGGCCGGGCCGGGAGCTGCGCCAGGCCGATCCCGAGCACGCCCGTTACCTCAAGTTCGTGCTCGATCGCGAGGGACGGCTGGTGGGGGCGATCCTCCTCGGGGCGCCGGACCTCGCCGCCCAGGTAGAGGCGTGGATCCAGGACCGGGCCTACGCAGAAGGGGAAATCGACCGGCTTCTCGGTTCCCCGAGCTGA
- a CDS encoding DUF523 and DUF1722 domain-containing protein encodes MGVGEASRVGLGFSRPHLVVSRCLGFAPCRYDGSVIPAPHVQALAGEVEFLTVCPEMALGLPSPRPPLRLVGGGEPRLLQPATGRDFTEAMRRFADEFLSSLPAVDGFLLKNRSPSCGISDAKVYASVEKGGAVARRAGLFGGAVRDRFPHLPVEDEGRLTNRALRESFLTAAFALASLRETEAGGRLRDLVAFHSRYKLLLMALSQKALAELGRIVANPTRRPTPQVFSQYRTTFEAALRRPLRRPSAANALLHAFGYVSEGLSAGERAYFLEALEDYRTGRVPLSAPVGVLRAWIVRFDVAYLADQRLFFPFPASLLSPEDSAGGREIR; translated from the coding sequence GTGGGAGTCGGAGAAGCGAGTCGAGTTGGGCTAGGGTTCTCCCGGCCCCACCTCGTCGTCTCCCGGTGCCTGGGGTTCGCCCCCTGCCGGTACGACGGGAGCGTGATCCCCGCACCCCACGTCCAAGCCCTGGCAGGGGAGGTGGAGTTCCTCACCGTGTGCCCGGAGATGGCCCTCGGGCTTCCCTCCCCCCGCCCACCCCTGCGCCTGGTGGGGGGAGGGGAGCCCCGGCTTCTCCAGCCCGCCACAGGGCGGGACTTCACCGAAGCCATGCGCCGCTTTGCCGACGAGTTCCTATCCTCCCTCCCCGCGGTGGACGGCTTCCTCCTCAAGAACCGGTCCCCCTCGTGCGGCATCTCTGACGCCAAGGTATACGCGTCGGTCGAGAAGGGTGGGGCGGTGGCCCGCCGGGCGGGGCTGTTCGGCGGCGCGGTGCGGGACAGGTTCCCCCATCTCCCCGTGGAGGACGAAGGTCGCCTCACCAACCGCGCCCTGCGGGAGTCCTTCCTCACCGCGGCCTTCGCCCTGGCGAGCCTGCGGGAGACCGAGGCGGGAGGACGGCTCCGAGACTTGGTGGCCTTCCACTCCCGGTACAAGCTCCTCCTCATGGCCCTGAGCCAGAAGGCGCTTGCGGAGCTGGGGCGGATTGTGGCCAACCCCACCCGGAGGCCAACCCCGCAGGTCTTCTCCCAGTACCGGACGACGTTTGAGGCCGCGCTGCGCCGTCCCTTGCGGCGCCCATCGGCGGCCAACGCGCTTCTCCACGCGTTCGGGTACGTGTCGGAGGGCCTGTCCGCAGGGGAGCGGGCCTACTTCCTGGAGGCGCTGGAGGACTACCGCACCGGCCGCGTGCCCCTCTCCGCCCCCGTGGGCGTCCTCCGGGCGTGGATCGTCCGGTTCGACGTCGCCTACCTCGCGGACCAGCGGCTGTTCTTCCCGTTCCCGGCGTCCCTCCTCTCCCCAGAGGACTCCGCCGGGGGGCGGGAGATCCGGTGA
- a CDS encoding MTH938/NDUFAF3 family protein → MVMRLTGYRFGRIEVDGVPYHHDLAILETAVREWRRREGHRVHPEDIQDALAERPELLIVGTGHSGLLQVTAEVAWLLADRGIELLAVKTAEAVDAYNDLARAKRVCAMLHLTC, encoded by the coding sequence ATGGTGATGAGGCTTACCGGTTACCGATTCGGGCGGATTGAGGTGGACGGGGTTCCCTACCACCACGATCTCGCCATCCTGGAGACCGCGGTCCGAGAATGGCGGCGCCGGGAGGGGCACCGCGTCCACCCGGAGGACATTCAGGACGCCCTCGCCGAGCGGCCTGAGCTCCTGATCGTGGGCACCGGCCACTCCGGCCTCCTCCAGGTCACTGCCGAGGTGGCGTGGCTGCTTGCCGACCGGGGAATCGAGCTCCTCGCCGTGAAGACGGCCGAGGCCGTGGACGCCTACAACGATCTCGCCCGGGCGAAGCGCGTGTGCGCAATGCTCCATCTCACCTGTTGA
- a CDS encoding class II SORL domain-containing protein: protein MSIAGKIQTADWKAEKHVPAIDCPDRVKADEWVTVRISLGKAAAHPNTTEHHIRWIGAYFAPDGDKFIYDLGKFEMGAHGEAVAGPNQGPVYTHHEVAFAFKTNKPGTLHALAYCNIHGLWESEKRVELG, encoded by the coding sequence ATGTCCATTGCGGGGAAGATTCAGACGGCAGACTGGAAGGCAGAGAAACACGTTCCGGCCATCGACTGCCCAGACCGGGTGAAGGCGGACGAGTGGGTGACGGTGAGGATCTCCCTGGGCAAAGCAGCTGCCCACCCCAACACCACGGAGCACCACATCCGCTGGATCGGGGCCTACTTCGCCCCGGACGGGGATAAGTTCATCTACGACCTGGGGAAGTTCGAGATGGGCGCCCACGGGGAGGCGGTGGCTGGCCCGAACCAGGGCCCGGTGTACACCCACCACGAGGTTGCATTCGCGTTCAAGACGAACAAGCCGGGGACGCTCCACGCCCTGGCGTACTGCAACATCCACGGGCTGTGGGAGTCGGAGAAGCGAGTCGAGTTGGGCTAG
- a CDS encoding peroxiredoxin, whose protein sequence is MEKRLPLIGEPAPEFKAQTTHGPLEFPKDLKGKWVVFFSHPADFTPVCTTEFVSFAKNYEKFKALNAELVGLSVDHVYSHIKWVEWIQEKLGVEIPFPIVADTTGKIAELYGMIHPGTSESATVRAVFVLCPQGIIRTTLYYPLNIGRNIPEILRILRAFQTAMKEGVAIPANWPENELIGGNGIVPPPSDVQGAKKRVTEAQAGNVQCYDWWFCHRTVKEKP, encoded by the coding sequence ATGGAAAAGAGGCTTCCGCTCATTGGTGAACCCGCGCCGGAGTTCAAGGCCCAGACCACCCACGGCCCCCTCGAGTTCCCCAAGGACCTCAAGGGAAAGTGGGTCGTGTTCTTCTCCCACCCCGCGGATTTCACCCCGGTGTGCACGACAGAGTTCGTGTCCTTTGCCAAGAACTACGAGAAGTTCAAGGCGCTCAACGCGGAACTCGTGGGCCTGTCTGTGGACCACGTCTACTCCCACATCAAGTGGGTGGAGTGGATCCAGGAGAAGCTTGGGGTGGAGATCCCCTTCCCCATCGTGGCCGACACCACGGGAAAGATTGCCGAGCTTTACGGGATGATCCACCCTGGGACCTCGGAGTCGGCAACAGTGCGGGCGGTGTTCGTCCTCTGCCCGCAGGGGATCATCCGGACCACCCTTTACTACCCCCTCAACATCGGCCGCAACATCCCCGAGATCTTGCGCATCCTCAGGGCGTTCCAGACGGCGATGAAGGAGGGGGTGGCCATTCCCGCCAACTGGCCAGAGAACGAACTCATCGGCGGAAACGGGATCGTCCCTCCCCCAAGCGACGTCCAGGGAGCGAAGAAGCGCGTCACGGAGGCTCAGGCGGGGAACGTTCAGTGCTACGACTGGTGGTTCTGCCACCGGACGGTGAAGGAGAAGCCGTGA
- a CDS encoding alpha/beta hydrolase produces MARAQPLLGLQEELRIPPFVITSDNRVVSPEVCRRLWDLLPGAKVALVPSCGHLPHEKRPGEFLTAVGAFLQGHAQGR; encoded by the coding sequence GTGGCAAGGGCTCAACCCCTCCTCGGCCTCCAAGAGGAGCTCCGGATCCCGCCTTTCGTGATCACCAGCGACAACCGGGTCGTCTCGCCTGAGGTCTGCCGGCGGCTTTGGGACCTCCTCCCCGGGGCGAAGGTCGCTCTCGTCCCAAGCTGCGGACACCTCCCCCACGAGAAGCGGCCGGGAGAGTTCCTCACCGCCGTGGGGGCGTTCCTCCAGGGGCACGCGCAGGGCCGATGA
- a CDS encoding NUDIX domain-containing protein, producing the protein MKPIRTAAKAIVIRDGRLLVTVNRDPDGVFYLLPGGGQEPGETLLQALRRECREEIGADVEIGDLVFVREYIGAQHEFTDHDGDVHQIELLFVARLPDGEIPGAGMVPDTGQTGIAWLPIAELPRLRLYPAALAEPLRRLSQGALPGPHYLGDVN; encoded by the coding sequence ATGAAGCCCATTCGCACCGCGGCCAAGGCCATCGTCATCCGGGACGGAAGGCTCCTTGTGACCGTAAACCGCGATCCCGATGGAGTGTTCTACCTCCTGCCCGGCGGCGGGCAGGAGCCCGGCGAGACGCTCCTCCAAGCCCTACGCCGGGAGTGCCGCGAGGAGATCGGGGCCGATGTGGAGATCGGTGACCTCGTGTTCGTGCGGGAGTACATCGGCGCCCAGCACGAGTTCACCGACCACGATGGCGATGTGCACCAGATCGAGCTCTTGTTCGTAGCTCGGCTCCCCGATGGGGAGATCCCGGGAGCCGGCATGGTGCCCGACACCGGCCAGACCGGGATCGCCTGGCTCCCCATCGCCGAACTCCCCCGCCTCCGCCTGTACCCGGCCGCGCTCGCCGAGCCACTGCGCCGGCTGAGCCAGGGCGCTCTCCCCGGCCCCCACTATCTCGGTGACGTGAACTGA
- a CDS encoding transcriptional repressor has translation MSNWQWTRKRHQVMTAIQGRTDHPTAEEVYQTLHAQGHHISLATVYRTLRALAGEGLVRELRCGGADRFDPNPSPHYHFLCTRCRLLFDVDAPYQTQLDHLLHHDHGFRIQGHMLIFYGWCPTCQEKEA, from the coding sequence ATGAGCAACTGGCAGTGGACCCGGAAGCGCCACCAGGTGATGACCGCCATCCAAGGCCGCACCGACCACCCCACCGCGGAGGAGGTCTACCAAACCCTCCACGCCCAGGGCCACCACATCAGCTTGGCCACCGTGTACCGCACCCTGCGGGCGCTCGCCGGCGAAGGCCTCGTCCGCGAGCTCCGCTGTGGCGGCGCGGATCGGTTCGACCCCAACCCCAGCCCCCACTACCACTTTCTCTGCACCCGGTGCCGCCTTCTGTTCGATGTTGACGCCCCGTACCAGACCCAGCTCGACCACCTGCTCCACCACGACCACGGGTTCCGAATCCAGGGGCATATGCTCATCTTCTACGGCTGGTGCCCCACCTGCCAGGAAAAGGAGGCATGA
- a CDS encoding rubrerythrin family protein encodes MRRMTEDNLKTAFAGESQAHMRYLIFAEVAEEEKRPNLARLFRAIAYAEQVHATNHLREVGLVRASPDNLAEAIAGETFEVEEMYPAYHAVAELQGEKGAVRSTHYALEAEKIHAGMYTKARESVLAGQDVPLGRVHVCAMCGHTVEGEAPERCPICQAPRAKFKTF; translated from the coding sequence ATGCGTCGGATGACGGAAGACAATCTGAAGACCGCGTTCGCCGGGGAATCCCAGGCCCACATGCGCTACCTCATCTTCGCGGAGGTGGCGGAGGAGGAGAAGCGCCCGAACCTGGCGCGCCTGTTCCGGGCAATTGCCTACGCGGAGCAGGTCCACGCCACAAACCACCTCCGGGAGGTGGGCCTCGTCCGGGCGAGCCCCGACAACCTGGCCGAGGCCATCGCCGGTGAGACGTTCGAGGTGGAGGAGATGTACCCGGCCTACCACGCCGTGGCCGAGCTCCAGGGGGAGAAGGGCGCCGTTCGCTCCACCCACTACGCCCTGGAGGCGGAGAAGATCCACGCCGGGATGTACACCAAGGCCCGGGAGAGCGTGCTCGCGGGCCAGGACGTCCCCCTGGGACGGGTCCACGTGTGCGCGATGTGCGGTCACACCGTGGAGGGGGAGGCCCCGGAGCGGTGCCCCATCTGCCAAGCTCCGCGGGCCAAGTTCAAGACGTTCTGA
- a CDS encoding M3 family oligoendopeptidase: MPEDIDVSEWGDLEPLFDDLERRPLNTAADLERMILDLSELTAVVYEDGAIRRIRMTCDTSNPEHEKAYLHFVENIEPRLRPRYHRLRQRFVDSPARARLDHKRYMVLARSFENAVQIFREENVPLEVEDEKLGQRYQKITGAMTVEFDGKEQTLQQMARYLEEPDRDVRRAAWEKVAERRLQDRRELDELYDQLVRLRERQARNAGFASFRDYAFRKRERFDYTPDDCARFHRGVEEHIVPLMRALQKQRKEKLGVRTLRPWDLVVDPEGRPPLRPFSTADELVRGCREIFARVDPELGRQFGLMADLGLLDLESRKGKAPGGYQSTLSERRLPFIFMNAVGRDRDLRTLLHEGGHAFHTFATREEPIHAYRHAPLEFAEVASMAMEFLGAPCLEVFYSRADADRAREDHLLSIVDLFCWIATIDAFQHWIYTHPGHTQEERRREWLALHRRFGGIEDWTGYEEALASDWQRQLHLYLHPFYYVEYGIAQLGALGIWLAAQKDRSGAVRAYRQTLALGGSRPLPDLFQAAGLPFDFGSGALGRAAAGLRQALWR, from the coding sequence GTGCCCGAGGACATTGACGTCTCCGAGTGGGGTGACCTTGAGCCCCTGTTCGACGATCTCGAGCGGCGCCCGCTCAACACGGCGGCGGACCTAGAACGGATGATCCTCGACCTCTCCGAGTTGACCGCGGTGGTGTATGAGGACGGCGCGATCCGCCGCATCCGGATGACCTGCGACACGTCCAACCCGGAGCACGAGAAGGCGTATCTCCACTTCGTGGAGAACATCGAGCCCCGCCTGAGGCCCCGCTACCACCGCCTCCGTCAGCGGTTCGTGGACAGCCCGGCGCGGGCGCGCCTCGATCACAAGCGGTACATGGTGCTGGCGCGCAGCTTTGAAAACGCGGTTCAGATCTTCCGGGAGGAGAACGTCCCCTTAGAGGTGGAGGACGAGAAGCTCGGCCAACGGTACCAGAAGATCACCGGGGCGATGACCGTGGAGTTCGACGGGAAAGAACAGACCCTGCAGCAGATGGCCCGGTATCTAGAGGAGCCGGATCGGGACGTGCGGCGGGCGGCGTGGGAGAAGGTGGCCGAGCGCCGGCTCCAAGACCGGAGAGAGCTCGACGAGCTCTACGACCAGTTGGTCCGTCTGCGGGAGCGGCAGGCGCGCAACGCCGGGTTTGCGAGCTTCCGCGACTACGCGTTCCGCAAGCGGGAGCGGTTCGACTACACCCCCGACGACTGTGCGCGGTTCCACCGCGGGGTGGAGGAGCACATCGTCCCCCTGATGCGAGCCCTCCAGAAGCAACGCAAGGAGAAACTGGGGGTGCGCACGCTGCGGCCATGGGACCTGGTGGTGGACCCTGAGGGGCGGCCCCCGTTGCGGCCGTTCTCCACGGCGGACGAGCTGGTTCGCGGATGCCGGGAGATCTTCGCCAGGGTGGACCCCGAGTTGGGCCGCCAGTTCGGGCTCATGGCCGACCTTGGGCTTCTGGACCTGGAAAGCCGCAAGGGCAAGGCCCCGGGGGGGTACCAATCCACGCTCTCCGAACGGAGGCTCCCGTTCATCTTCATGAACGCGGTCGGACGGGACCGCGACCTGCGCACGCTCCTCCACGAGGGTGGGCACGCGTTCCACACCTTCGCCACCCGGGAGGAGCCGATCCATGCTTACCGCCATGCCCCGCTCGAGTTCGCCGAGGTCGCCTCGATGGCGATGGAGTTCCTGGGCGCCCCGTGCCTGGAGGTGTTCTATTCCCGAGCCGATGCGGACCGGGCGCGGGAGGACCACCTGCTTTCCATCGTAGACCTGTTTTGCTGGATTGCCACCATCGACGCGTTCCAGCACTGGATTTACACCCATCCCGGGCACACCCAAGAAGAGCGCCGGCGAGAGTGGCTTGCCCTGCACCGTCGCTTCGGCGGGATCGAGGACTGGACCGGGTACGAGGAGGCGCTCGCGAGCGACTGGCAGCGCCAGCTTCACCTCTATCTTCATCCATTTTACTACGTCGAGTATGGGATCGCCCAACTCGGGGCGCTTGGGATCTGGCTTGCGGCGCAGAAGGACCGATCCGGCGCGGTGCGCGCGTACCGGCAGACGCTGGCATTGGGCGGGTCGCGGCCGCTGCCCGATCTGTTCCAGGCGGCGGGGCTCCCGTTCGACTTCGGTTCCGGTGCTCTCGGCCGCGCCGCGGCCGGGTTGCGCCAGGCGCTGTGGAGGTGA
- the uvsE gene encoding UV DNA damage repair endonuclease UvsE — protein MRIGYPCVNLSLPCRASRTFRLASLDEGLLYATVEGNLRCLAEMVRWNAARGLLFLRVTSDLVPLASHPENRFPWERALRSPFAEVGSLIRSVGMRISMHPGQHTLLNSPRAEVVASARADLRYHATVLDLLGLDRTAKIQVHVGGQYGDKEEALRRLVWAVGELEPEVRARLVVEHDERLYTFSDTLRVHEATGVPVVLDVFHHALHPDGHTLGEALALQAETWTDRDGLPIVDYSSPRPGGRRGSHAHTLDEEDFARFLEESRPHDFDLMLEVKDKERSALRALALAQGDPRVVREAS, from the coding sequence GTGAGGATCGGCTACCCCTGCGTCAACCTGAGCCTCCCCTGCCGGGCCAGCCGCACCTTCCGCCTCGCCTCCCTGGACGAGGGCCTCCTGTACGCCACCGTGGAGGGAAACCTGCGGTGCCTGGCGGAGATGGTGCGGTGGAACGCGGCCCGGGGGCTCCTCTTCCTCCGCGTCACCTCCGACCTTGTCCCCCTCGCCTCCCACCCGGAGAACCGCTTCCCGTGGGAGCGAGCCCTCCGTTCCCCCTTCGCCGAGGTGGGCTCACTCATCAGGTCCGTGGGGATGAGGATCTCCATGCACCCGGGGCAGCACACGCTCCTCAACTCCCCCCGCGCGGAGGTGGTGGCGTCCGCCCGGGCCGACCTCCGCTACCACGCCACCGTCCTGGACCTCCTCGGCCTCGACCGGACGGCGAAGATCCAGGTTCACGTGGGTGGCCAGTACGGGGACAAGGAGGAAGCCCTGCGGCGGTTGGTGTGGGCCGTGGGGGAACTGGAGCCAGAGGTGCGGGCGCGGCTTGTGGTGGAGCACGACGAGCGCCTGTACACGTTCTCCGACACCCTGCGGGTCCACGAGGCGACCGGGGTCCCCGTGGTCCTTGACGTTTTCCACCACGCCCTTCACCCCGACGGCCACACCCTGGGGGAGGCCCTCGCCCTTCAGGCCGAGACCTGGACGGACCGCGACGGCCTCCCCATCGTGGACTACTCGTCCCCGCGCCCGGGCGGGCGGCGGGGGAGCCATGCCCACACCCTGGACGAGGAGGACTTCGCTCGGTTCCTTGAGGAGAGCCGGCCCCACGATTTTGACCTCATGCTCGAGGTGAAGGACAAGGAGCGGAGCGCGCTGCGGGCCTTGGCCCTCGCCCAAGGGGACCCCCGCGTGGTCCGGGAGGCGTCGTGA
- a CDS encoding rubredoxin, producing MEKWECTVCGWIYDPAKGDPSQGIKPGTAFEDLPDDWVCPECGAPKDMFEIVG from the coding sequence ATGGAGAAATGGGAGTGCACCGTGTGCGGATGGATCTACGATCCAGCGAAGGGCGATCCCAGCCAGGGGATCAAGCCGGGCACGGCGTTCGAGGACCTCCCCGACGATTGGGTGTGCCCGGAGTGTGGTGCCCCCAAAGACATGTTCGAGATCGTCGGCTAA
- a CDS encoding deoxyribodipyrimidine photo-lyase — translation MTQGVEPERVRFLNDRPVRQGRYVLYWMQASQRASGNPALEHAVALGNDLGLPVAVAFGLTPSYPEANLRHYAFMLAGLKETALELADRGIRFVLRFGDPPEVALELAREAAALVTDRSYLRHGRAWRADVASRAPCPVVEVEGDAVVPVELAYGRQAWSAAVLRRRIRPLLPRFLHPLPEQEPRRSSLGLDLPGEDPEKVEPLLDRLPVVRPVPPLPLPAGTAAARQRLDRFVADGLRFYADRRNHPSGPVTSGLSPYLHFGQISPVEVALRVQGVGGPGADAFLEELVVRRELALNFVLYNSSYDAFHGLPLWARRTLRRHSADPRPALYSPKALEQGETDDPIWNAAQTQLRREGTIHAYLRMYWGKMFLLWTTTPEEAFRLALALNNKYALDGRDPSSYGGVGWCFGLHDRPFPERPIWGNVRPMTRRGLEGKFDLRPYLARVRALEEE, via the coding sequence ATGACCCAAGGGGTAGAGCCAGAGCGGGTTCGGTTCCTGAACGACCGGCCTGTCCGCCAGGGCCGGTACGTCCTCTACTGGATGCAGGCCTCCCAGCGGGCAAGCGGGAACCCAGCCCTGGAACATGCGGTCGCCCTGGGAAACGACCTTGGCCTCCCCGTGGCCGTGGCCTTTGGGCTCACCCCAAGCTACCCCGAGGCCAACCTCCGCCACTACGCGTTTATGCTCGCGGGCCTGAAGGAGACCGCCCTGGAGCTTGCGGACCGGGGGATCCGGTTCGTCCTCCGCTTCGGGGACCCGCCGGAGGTGGCCCTGGAACTCGCCAGGGAGGCGGCCGCGCTGGTGACGGACCGAAGCTACCTCCGCCACGGCCGGGCGTGGCGGGCGGACGTGGCCTCCCGTGCCCCCTGCCCAGTGGTCGAGGTGGAGGGCGACGCCGTGGTGCCCGTCGAACTCGCCTATGGGCGCCAGGCCTGGAGCGCTGCCGTCCTGAGGCGGCGGATCCGCCCCCTCCTCCCCCGGTTCCTCCACCCCCTCCCCGAGCAGGAACCCCGCCGGAGTTCCCTTGGGCTCGACCTCCCTGGGGAGGACCCCGAGAAAGTTGAGCCCCTCTTGGACCGCCTTCCCGTCGTCCGTCCGGTCCCGCCGCTCCCCCTCCCAGCGGGGACCGCGGCCGCGCGGCAGCGGCTGGACCGGTTCGTCGCCGATGGCCTCCGCTTCTACGCCGACAGGCGAAACCACCCGAGCGGCCCCGTCACCTCGGGCCTCTCCCCCTACCTCCACTTCGGCCAGATCTCCCCGGTAGAGGTCGCCCTCCGGGTCCAGGGGGTCGGAGGCCCAGGGGCCGACGCGTTCCTCGAGGAGCTCGTCGTCCGCCGAGAGCTCGCCCTGAACTTCGTCCTGTACAACTCAAGCTACGATGCGTTCCACGGCCTCCCCCTCTGGGCCCGGCGGACCCTCCGCCGGCACTCCGCGGACCCCCGGCCCGCCCTCTACTCCCCCAAGGCGCTGGAGCAGGGGGAGACGGACGACCCGATCTGGAACGCGGCCCAGACGCAGCTCCGTCGGGAAGGGACGATCCATGCCTACCTCCGCATGTACTGGGGGAAGATGTTCCTCCTGTGGACCACGACCCCTGAAGAAGCTTTCCGCCTTGCGCTCGCCTTGAACAACAAGTACGCCCTCGACGGCCGAGACCCCTCGAGCTACGGGGGGGTGGGATGGTGCTTCGGCCTCCACGACCGGCCGTTCCCGGAGCGGCCGATCTGGGGTAATGTCCGGCCGATGACCCGGCGTGGGCTGGAGGGGAAGTTCGACCTTCGGCCCTACCTCGCCCGGGTGCGCGCTTTGGAGGAGGAGTAA